In Eriocheir sinensis breed Jianghai 21 chromosome 23, ASM2467909v1, whole genome shotgun sequence, a single window of DNA contains:
- the LOC127002431 gene encoding uncharacterized protein LOC127002431 isoform X35 codes for MDLAFTGSLVTYTPRSFSASVVDSGVFPMWYWCAGYPFTGSLVTHTPRSFSASVVDSGVFPMWYWCAGYPFTGSLVTYTPRSFSASVVDSGVFPMWHWYAGYPFTGSLVTYTPRSFSASVVDSGVFPMWYWCAGYPFTGSLVTYSPRSFSASVVDSRVFPMWYWCAGYPFTGSLVTYAPRSFSASVVDSGVFPMWYWCAGYPFTGSLVTYTPRSFSASVVDSGVFPMWYWCAGYPFTGSLVTYTPRSFSASVVDSGVFPMWYWCAGYPFTGSLVTYTPRSFSASVVDSGVFPMWYWCAGYPFTGSLVTYTPRSFSASVMDSGVFPMWYWCAGYPLTGSLVTYTPRSFSASVVDSGVFPMWYWCAGYPFTGSLVTYTPRSFSASVVDSGVFPMWYWCAGYPFTGSLVTYTPRSFSASVVDSGVFPMWYWCAGYPFTGSLVAYTPRSFSASVVDSGVFPMWYWCAGYPFTGSLVTYTPRSFSASVVDSGVFPMWYWCAGYPFTGSLVTYTPRPFSASVVDSGVFPMWYWCAGYPFTGSLVTHTPRSFSASVVDSGVFPMWYWCAGYPFTGSLVTHTPRSFSASVVDSGVFPMWYWCAGYPFTGSLVTYTPRSFSASVVDSGVFPMWYWYAGYPLPRCRTSHISSLNCSSHLLLHSCSR; via the exons atggatttggctttcactggtagcctggtaacatacactcccaggtctttctctgcctctgtggtggatagtggagtgtttcccatgtggtattggtgtgctggatatcccttcactggtagcctggtaacacacactcccag gtctttctctgcctctgtggtggatagtggagtgtttcccatgtggtattggtgtgctggatatcccttcactggtagcctggtaacatacactcccaggtctttctctgcctctgtggtggatagtggagtgtttcccatgtggcattggtatgctggatatcccttcactggtagcctggtaacatacactcccag gtctttctctgcctctgtggtggatagtggagtgtttcccatgtggtattggtgtgctggatatcccttcactggtagcctggtaacatacagtcccaggtctttctctgcctctgtggtggatagtagagtgtttcccatgtggtattggtgtgctggatatcccttcactggtagcctggtaacatacgctcccag gtctttctctgcctctgtggtggatagtggagtgtttcccatgtggtattggtgtgctggatatcccttcactggtagcctggtaacatacactcccaggtctttctctgcctctgtggtggatagtggagtgtttcccatgtggtattggtgtgctggatatcccttcactggtagcctggtaacatacactcccaggtctttctctgcctctgtggtggatagtggagtgtttcccatgtggtattggtgtgctggatatcccttcactggtagcctggtaacatacactcccaggtctttctctgcctctgtggtggatagtggagtgtttcccatgtggtattggtgtgctggatatcccttcactggtagcctggtaacatacactcccaggtctttctctgcctctgtgatggatagtggagtgtttcccatgtggtattggtgtgctggatatcccctcactggtagcctggtaacatacactcccaggtctttctcagcctctgtggtggatagtggagtgtttcccatgtggtattggtgtgctggatatcccttcactggtagcctggtaacatacactcccag gtctttctctgcctctgtggtggatagtggagtgtttcccatgtggtattggtgtgctggatatcccttcactggtagcctggtaacatacactcccaggtctttctctgcctctgtggtggatagtggagtgtttcccatgtggtattggtgtgctggatatcccttcactggtagcctggtagcatacactcccag gtctttctctgcctctgtggtggatagtggagtgtttcccatgtggtattggtgtgctggatatcccttcactggtagcctggtaacatacactcccag gtctttctctgcctctgtggtggatagtggagtgtttcccatgtggtattggtgtgctggatatcccttcactggtagcctggtaacatacactcccaggcctttctctgcctctgtggtggatagtggagtgtttcccatgtggtattggtgtgctggatatcccttcactggtagcctggtaacacacactcccaggtctttctctgcctctgtggtggatagtggagtgtttcccatgtggtattggtgtgctggatatcccttcactggtagcctggtaacacacactcccaggtctttctctgcctctgtggtggatagtggagtgtttcccatgtggtattggtgtgctggatatcccttcactggtagcctggtaacatacactcccaggtctttctctgcctctgtggtggatagtggagtgtttcccatgtggtattggtacgctggatatcctctcccaaggtgcaggacttcacatatttcttcattgaattgtagcagccacttattgctccattcctgtagccggtga
- the LOC127002431 gene encoding uncharacterized protein LOC127002431 isoform X24 — protein MDLAFTGSLVTYTPRSFSASVVDSGVFPMWYWCAGYPFTGSLVTHTPRSFSASVVDSGVFPMWYWCAGYPFTGSLVTYTPRSFSASVVDSGVFPMWHWYAGYPFTGSLVTYTPRSFSASVVDSGVFPMWYWCAGYPFTGSLVTYTPRSFSASVVDSGVFPMWYWCAGYPFTGSLVTYTPRSFSASVVDSGVFPMWYWCAGYPFTGSLVTYSPRSFSASVVDSGVFPMWYWCAGYPFTGSLVTYTPRSFSASVVDSGVFPMWYWCAGYPFTGSLVTYTPRSFSASVVDSGVFPMWYWCAGYPFTGSLVTYTPRSFSASVVDSGVFPMWYWCAGYPFTGSLVTYTPRSFSASVMDSGVFPMWYWCAGYPLTGSLVTYTPRSFSASVVDSGVFPMWYWCAGYPFTGSLVTYTPRSFSASVVDSGVFPMWYWCAGYPFTGSLVTYTPRSFSASVVDSGVFPMWYWCAGYPFTGSLVAYTPRSFSASVVDSGVFPMWYWCAGYPFTGSLVTYTPRSFSASVVDSGVFPMWYWCAGYPFTGSLVTYTPRPFSASVVDSGVFPMWYWCAGYPFTGSLVTHTPRSFSASVVDSGVFPMWYWCAGYPFTGSLVTHTPRSFSASVVDSGVFPMWYWCAGYPFTGSLVTYTPRSFSASVVDSGVFPMWYWYAGYPLPRCRTSHISSLNCSSHLLLHSCSR, from the exons atggatttggctttcactggtagcctggtaacatacactcccaggtctttctctgcctctgtggtggatagtggagtgtttcccatgtggtattggtgtgctggatatcccttcactggtagcctggtaacacacactcccag gtctttctctgcctctgtggtggatagtggagtgtttcccatgtggtattggtgtgctggatatcccttcactggtagcctggtaacatacactcccaggtctttctctgcctctgtggtggatagtggagtgtttcccatgtggcattggtatgctggatatcccttcactggtagcctggtaacatacactcccag gtctttctctgcctctgtggtggatagtggagtgtttcccatgtggtattggtgtgctggatatcccttcactggtagcctggtaacatacactcccaggtctttctctgcctctgtggtggatagtggagtgtttcccatgtggtattggtgtgctggatatcccttcactggtagcctggtaacatacactcccag gtctttctctgcctctgtggtggatagtggagtgtttcccatgtggtattggtgtgctggatatcccttcactggtagcctggtaacatatagtcccaggtctttctctgcctctgtggtggatagtggagtgtttcccatgtggtattggtgtgctggatatcccttcactggtagcctggtaacatacactcccaggtctttctctgcctctgtggtggatagtggagtgtttcccatgtggtattggtgtgctggatatcccttcactggtagcctggtaacatacactcccaggtctttctctgcctctgtggtggatagtggagtgtttcccatgtggtattggtgtgctggatatcccttcactggtagcctggtaacatacactcccaggtctttctctgcctctgtggtggatagtggagtgtttcccatgtggtattggtgtgctggatatcccttcactggtagcctggtaacatacactcccaggtctttctctgcctctgtgatggatagtggagtgtttcccatgtggtattggtgtgctggatatcccctcactggtagcctggtaacatacactcccaggtctttctcagcctctgtggtggatagtggagtgtttcccatgtggtattggtgtgctggatatcccttcactggtagcctggtaacatacactcccag gtctttctctgcctctgtggtggatagtggagtgtttcccatgtggtattggtgtgctggatatcccttcactggtagcctggtaacatacactcccaggtctttctctgcctctgtggtggatagtggagtgtttcccatgtggtattggtgtgctggatatcccttcactggtagcctggtagcatacactcccag gtctttctctgcctctgtggtggatagtggagtgtttcccatgtggtattggtgtgctggatatcccttcactggtagcctggtaacatacactcccag gtctttctctgcctctgtggtggatagtggagtgtttcccatgtggtattggtgtgctggatatcccttcactggtagcctggtaacatacactcccaggcctttctctgcctctgtggtggatagtggagtgtttcccatgtggtattggtgtgctggatatcccttcactggtagcctggtaacacacactcccaggtctttctctgcctctgtggtggatagtggagtgtttcccatgtggtattggtgtgctggatatcccttcactggtagcctggtaacacacactcccaggtctttctctgcctctgtggtggatagtggagtgtttcccatgtggtattggtgtgctggatatcccttcactggtagcctggtaacatacactcccaggtctttctctgcctctgtggtggatagtggagtgtttcccatgtggtattggtacgctggatatcctctcccaaggtgcaggacttcacatatttcttcattgaattgtagcagccacttattgctccattcctgtagccggtga
- the LOC127002431 gene encoding uncharacterized protein LOC127002431 isoform X46 codes for MDLAFTGSLVTYTPRSFSASVVDSGVFPMWYWCAGYPFTGSLVTHTPRSFSASVVDSGVFPMWYWCAGYPFTGSLVTYTPRSFSASVVDSGVFPMWHWYAGYPFTGSLVTYTPRSFSASVVDSGVFPMWYWCAGYPFTGSLVTYTPRSFSASVVDSGVFPMWYWCAGYPFTGSLVTYTPRSFSASVVDSGVFPMWYWCAGYPFTGSLVTYTPRSFSASVVDSGVFPMWYWCAGYPFTGSLVTYTPRSFSASVMDSGVFPMWYWCAGYPLTGSLVTYTPRSFSASVVDSGVFPMWYWCAGYPFTGSLVTYTPRSFSASVVDSGVFPMWYWCAGYPFTGSLVTYTPRSFSASVVDSGVFPMWYWCAGYPFTGSLVAYTPRSFSASVVDSGVFPMWYWCAGYPFTGSLVTYTPRSFSASVVDSGVFPMWYWCAGYPFTGSLVTYTPRPFSASVVDSGVFPMWYWCAGYPFTGSLVTHTPRSFSASVVDSGVFPMWYWCAGYPFTGSLVTHTPRSFSASVVDSGVFPMWYWCAGYPFTGSLVTYTPRSFSASVVDSGVFPMWYWYAGYPLPRCRTSHISSLNCSSHLLLHSCSR; via the exons atggatttggctttcactggtagcctggtaacatacactcccaggtctttctctgcctctgtggtggatagtggagtgtttcccatgtggtattggtgtgctggatatcccttcactggtagcctggtaacacacactcccag gtctttctctgcctctgtggtggatagtggagtgtttcccatgtggtattggtgtgctggatatcccttcactggtagcctggtaacatacactcccaggtctttctctgcctctgtggtggatagtggagtgtttcccatgtggcattggtatgctggatatcccttcactggtagcctggtaacatacactcccag gtctttctctgcctctgtggtggatagtggagtgtttcccatgtggtattggtgtgctggatatcccttcactggtagcctggtaacatacactcccaggtctttctctgcctctgtggtggatagtggagtgtttcccatgtggtattggtgtgctggatatcccttcactggtagcctggtaacatacactcccaggtctttctctgcctctgtggtggatagtggagtgtttcccatgtggtattggtgtgctggatatcccttcactggtagcctggtaacatacactcccaggtctttctctgcctctgtggtggatagtggagtgtttcccatgtggtattggtgtgctggatatcccttcactggtagcctggtaacatacactcccaggtctttctctgcctctgtgatggatagtggagtgtttcccatgtggtattggtgtgctggatatcccctcactggtagcctggtaacatacactcccaggtctttctcagcctctgtggtggatagtggagtgtttcccatgtggtattggtgtgctggatatcccttcactggtagcctggtaacatacactcccag gtctttctctgcctctgtggtggatagtggagtgtttcccatgtggtattggtgtgctggatatcccttcactggtagcctggtaacatacactcccaggtctttctctgcctctgtggtggatagtggagtgtttcccatgtggtattggtgtgctggatatcccttcactggtagcctggtagcatacactcccag gtctttctctgcctctgtggtggatagtggagtgtttcccatgtggtattggtgtgctggatatcccttcactggtagcctggtaacatacactcccag gtctttctctgcctctgtggtggatagtggagtgtttcccatgtggtattggtgtgctggatatcccttcactggtagcctggtaacatacactcccaggcctttctctgcctctgtggtggatagtggagtgtttcccatgtggtattggtgtgctggatatcccttcactggtagcctggtaacacacactcccaggtctttctctgcctctgtggtggatagtggagtgtttcccatgtggtattggtgtgctggatatcccttcactggtagcctggtaacacacactcccaggtctttctctgcctctgtggtggatagtggagtgtttcccatgtggtattggtgtgctggatatcccttcactggtagcctggtaacatacactcccaggtctttctctgcctctgtggtggatagtggagtgtttcccatgtggtattggtacgctggatatcctctcccaaggtgcaggacttcacatatttcttcattgaattgtagcagccacttattgctccattcctgtagccggtga
- the LOC127002431 gene encoding uncharacterized protein LOC127002431 isoform X50, translating into MDLAFTGSLVTYTPRSFSASVVDSGVFPMWYWCAGYPFTGSLVTHTPRSFSASVVDSGVFPMWYWCAGYPFTGSLVTYTPRSFSASVVDSGVFPMWHWYAGYPFTGSLVTYTPRSFSASVVDSGVFPMWYWCAGYPFTGSLVTYTPRSFSASVVDSGVFPMWYWCAGYPFTGSLVAYTPRSFSASVVDSGVFPMWYWCAGYPFTGSLVTYTPRSFSASVVDSGVFPMWYWCAGYPFTGSLVTYTPRPFSASVVDSGVFPMWYWCAGYPFTGSLVTHTPRSFSASVVDSGVFPMWYWCAGYPFTGSLVTHTPRSFSASVVDSGVFPMWYWCAGYPFTGSLVTYTPRSFSASVVDSGVFPMWYWYAGYPLPRCRTSHISSLNCSSHLLLHSCSR; encoded by the exons atggatttggctttcactggtagcctggtaacatacactcccaggtctttctctgcctctgtggtggatagtggagtgtttcccatgtggtattggtgtgctggatatcccttcactggtagcctggtaacacacactcccag gtctttctctgcctctgtggtggatagtggagtgtttcccatgtggtattggtgtgctggatatcccttcactggtagcctggtaacatacactcccaggtctttctctgcctctgtggtggatagtggagtgtttcccatgtggcattggtatgctggatatcccttcactggtagcctggtaacatacactcccag gtctttctctgcctctgtggtggatagtggagtgtttcccatgtggtattggtgtgctggatatcccttcactggtagcctggtaacatacactcccaggtctttctctgcctctgtggtggatagtggagtgtttcccatgtggtattggtgtgctggatatcccttcactggtagcctggtagcatacactcccag gtctttctctgcctctgtggtggatagtggagtgtttcccatgtggtattggtgtgctggatatcccttcactggtagcctggtaacatacactcccag gtctttctctgcctctgtggtggatagtggagtgtttcccatgtggtattggtgtgctggatatcccttcactggtagcctggtaacatacactcccaggcctttctctgcctctgtggtggatagtggagtgtttcccatgtggtattggtgtgctggatatcccttcactggtagcctggtaacacacactcccaggtctttctctgcctctgtggtggatagtggagtgtttcccatgtggtattggtgtgctggatatcccttcactggtagcctggtaacacacactcccaggtctttctctgcctctgtggtggatagtggagtgtttcccatgtggtattggtgtgctggatatcccttcactggtagcctggtaacatacactcccaggtctttctctgcctctgtggtggatagtggagtgtttcccatgtggtattggtacgctggatatcctctcccaaggtgcaggacttcacatatttcttcattgaattgtagcagccacttattgctccattcctgtagccggtga
- the LOC127002431 gene encoding uncharacterized protein LOC127002431 isoform X25: MDLAFTGSLVTYTPRSFSASVVDSGVFPMWYWCAGYPFTGSLVTHTPRSFSASVVDSGVFPMWYWCAGYPFTGSLVTYTPRSFSASVVDSGVFPMWHWYAGYPFTGSLVTYTPRSFSASVVDSGVFPMWYWCAGYPFTGSLVTYSPRSFSASVVDSRVFPMWYWCAGYPFTGSLVTYAPRSFSASVVDSGVLPMWYWCAGYPFTGSLVTYTPRSFSASVVDSGVFPMWYWCAGYPFTGSLVTYTPRSFSASVVDSGVFPMWYWCAGYPFTGSLVTYTPRSFSASVVDSGVFPMWYWCAGYPFTGSLVTYSPRSFSASVVDSGVFPMWYWCAGYPFTGSLVTYTPRSFSASVVDSGVFPMWYWCAGYPFTGSLVTYTPRSFSASVVDSGVFPMWYWCAGYPFTGSLVTYTPRSFSASVVDSGVFPMWYWCAGYPFTGSLVTYTPRSFSASVMDSGVFPMWYWCAGYPLTGSLVTYTPRSFSASVVDSGVFPMWYWCAGYPFTGSLVTYTPRSFSASVVDSGVFPMWYWCAGYPFTGSLVTYTPRPFSASVVDSGVFPMWYWCAGYPFTGSLVTHTPRSFSASVVDSGVFPMWYWCAGYPFTGSLVTHTPRSFSASVVDSGVFPMWYWCAGYPFTGSLVTYTPRSFSASVVDSGVFPMWYWYAGYPLPRCRTSHISSLNCSSHLLLHSCSR, from the exons atggatttggctttcactggtagcctggtaacatacactcccaggtctttctctgcctctgtggtggatagtggagtgtttcccatgtggtattggtgtgctggatatcccttcactggtagcctggtaacacacactcccag gtctttctctgcctctgtggtggatagtggagtgtttcccatgtggtattggtgtgctggatatcccttcactggtagcctggtaacatacactcccaggtctttctctgcctctgtggtggatagtggagtgtttcccatgtggcattggtatgctggatatcccttcactggtagcctggtaacatacactcccag gtctttctctgcctctgtggtggatagtggagtgtttcccatgtggtattggtgtgctggatatcccttcactggtagcctggtaacatacagtcccaggtctttctctgcctctgtggtggatagtagagtgtttcccatgtggtattggtgtgctggatatcccttcactggtagcctggtaacatacgctcccaggtctttctctgcctctgtggtggatagtggagtgctccccatgtggtattggtgtgctggatatcccttcactggtagcctggtaacatacactcccag gtctttctctgcctctgtggtggatagtggagtgtttcccatgtggtattggtgtgctggatatcccttcactggtagcctggtaacatacactcccaggtctttctctgcctctgtggtggatagtggagtgtttcccatgtggtattggtgtgctggatatcccttcactggtagcctggtaacatacactcccag gtctttctctgcctctgtggtggatagtggagtgtttcccatgtggtattggtgtgctggatatcccttcactggtagcctggtaacatatagtcccaggtctttctctgcctctgtggtggatagtggagtgtttcccatgtggtattggtgtgctggatatcccttcactggtagcctggtaacatacactcccaggtctttctctgcctctgtggtggatagtggagtgtttcccatgtggtattggtgtgctggatatcccttcactggtagcctggtaacatacactcccaggtctttctctgcctctgtggtggatagtggagtgtttcccatgtggtattggtgtgctggatatcccttcactggtagcctggtaacatacactcccaggtctttctctgcctctgtggtggatagtggagtgtttcccatgtggtattggtgtgctggatatcccttcactggtagcctggtaacatacactcccaggtctttctctgcctctgtgatggatagtggagtgtttcccatgtggtattggtgtgctggatatcccctcactggtagcctggtaacatacactcccag gtctttctctgcctctgtggtggatagtggagtgtttcccatgtggtattggtgtgctggatatcccttcactggtagcctggtaacatacactcccag gtctttctctgcctctgtggtggatagtggagtgtttcccatgtggtattggtgtgctggatatcccttcactggtagcctggtaacatacactcccaggcctttctctgcctctgtggtggatagtggagtgtttcccatgtggtattggtgtgctggatatcccttcactggtagcctggtaacacacactcccaggtctttctctgcctctgtggtggatagtggagtgtttcccatgtggtattggtgtgctggatatcccttcactggtagcctggtaacacacactcccaggtctttctctgcctctgtggtggatagtggagtgtttcccatgtggtattggtgtgctggatatcccttcactggtagcctggtaacatacactcccaggtctttctctgcctctgtggtggatagtggagtgtttcccatgtggtattggtacgctggatatcctctcccaaggtgcaggacttcacatatttcttcattgaattgtagcagccacttattgctccattcctgtagccggtga